The window atctaagttctacaacttaagatcttgtttatttattttacatttaagtttatagcttaatattaatattagaactcatgtatgtgtcggatttaagatcttgatgtaaatttggttcatcaaccttcttacaacccttaaatgagttgtgctacatatcttagacatacactagtgtcatgatggtcaaaacttggtaaagatgatgcaaacacatcaacgagttgtacacttgaagctataagcatcaaggatgagaaccgtgatgagcaccaACCACCAAGAATCCAGTGAAGCACATTACTTACTGTTTTAtggatctgatcaggctcctgtgctactgtaaaagttgatttccagatttttcggttcgagtagatgacttttcgtttaagactcgtcttaatccgacttacgatttaggatttatagcctttcgaatGTCACTACGCCcttataacgttgtgctgaaatttctgacctactcgcacttaaaccgtcgccacggtcaaacgaagacgagtttggttctggaaattggtcagcaactaggtgactcatatatggagccatggccactggtctcacctcatttctgtttgtatagaggtcgtagcagctgaacgaagtcagcctttgtttcgatctccatTCTTGATTGAaagcttactttactttttacttatgttaacgatgatgatgacacttaagacctaatttacatacttttaaacctttgggaacgatttactgacttggtaacttttgacttaggttgaggacctttcggaccaactacttactTACTTATATCGTacagactttactacttttcactgtgagttatagcatccctttttactttaactattttggaaactgagaatacatgcgcattttatgttttacatactaggcacgagtacttaaactttatatatgtgtgggttatacaacggcataaacttccccttagctcggtaacgtttagtcattggtctttgaaccggtgaacgcgtatcttagatatggatccatagggtttgacatcccaactcgggctagtagcgctagcatttaacgggtgtttaatacttcgtaaacttacacacttgccaagtgtacttttagggggtaatattacgttaagttagttaccaagtgcccacggttgaacatatacttttcatactattttggaatactgaaatctcgtggcctaccttacattactgttatacttaaactatagctcaccaacattcgtgttgacgtttttaagcatgttttctcaggtgcttataggtttgatgcttccgatgtagtagtcttgctgtgtagactcccgctgcttttgttagagatgtctctgcatgaaacgtttaccttgcattcacaactatgttacttttgaaacaatgaatttgtaatgacctacgagtctcgtacttatgttaattgcttctattcatagaagcatactttcgtttgcaaaacttttaatgttggttaagacgtcaccctttcttatgaatgcaaactcattttaaaacagtatatagtgtttgaccttgtaatgatcctgctgttgatgatctgtacacgtaaattttgtacggggcgtcacatgatgaagttggtatggaatcgaagaggaagttgcaaggattccaaatatgtaatttgttttggtgtttgattgctagattgaaaaaggatgatgaatatttgaattggagttttgagagaaatgttgaaagtattaagaaaaatggaaaaggaaatggataatgaatggatgaggaaggagttgactctttgacctagtcacactTTTGGTCAAATGGCtaaattggtccctcaagtttaattcAGGTGCGTGTATTACCTAAACGAGTTATcttaaaacgcgttttaacggaagatgttataatcatataacggactttaaataaataaacggaaagtaaacggaaaaaggcgggatgttacaccgagaacatatttccaacattgTAAACATACATAAAGTATATTTTCTATAGACGTATGAATAGGTTGTGTGTTTTAGCTTGGTTTCAAGTCTCTTCTCTCTTCACAAGTGAAGGATATCACTTTATATAAAAGATAGGCGAAATGGGGAAATCAATGATCAACTTAAAAACACCATTAGTGTTTAGTGTTTGTAAGTTTCGTAAGATTAAAACATGTCAAATAATGTCACATAATAGTAACTTAACATTTTTTATTTAGTGATTACATTTTCATCTTTCATAACATTTAATTAATTCCATTCAGATTCAAATAATAAAAAATTTCCAGCAACTGTAACAGTAACATTCTTATTGAAAACGAACACTTCAAATcattacaaatacatatataaatatatacatacaaaacACAATGACTACCAAGAGTTATTAAGAGGCTTTTCTAACAATGCTGAAAGATACATCTCTTGTAACTCAGGTCCTCTGTCCAACTTCCTCCCTACCACCCACTTTATTTTATTAAATCCAATGCTGTCTAAAAGTGGTATATAAACCTCTTCAAGTTGCTCCCCTACACAAAAGAAATGATCAAGCCAAAACAGCCCACCTGGTATAAGAACCCTATAAATGTCAAAAACCAAAAAGTGTAGCAACGTTGTTGGTATCCAGTTACTCAAAACGTGCATCGAGTGAACTATATCTAATGTGTTATCGAAAAAAGGTAGTCTCTGAGAAATACTAATATACATAGGTACAACACCTCTTGATGCTATAAAACTATTGAAAGGACCATTCAAGTTCATTGTAGTTGTAACAATAGTTATGTTCCTTTCTCTCATTCTAACTGCAAATGTACCAACACCCCCTCCGATATCAAGACCTATTCGGATCAACCCGTCCTTTTTGACTTCCAAAACTTCATCAATCCCAAAGTCAACACCACCCCGAGTTTTGGAGTCAACCCATCTATTCTTCTCTCTACCTTCAAGGTCAAAACAGTCTTTACAATCATCGAACCCTTTTTGATCTCGCTTACGGTTGATCAAGCATAAGTAGTTCTTGCAAGTATATGCTGACCAGACCACCGATGAGTCAGATGGTGTTGACCAGAAGCTTTTCGGAATTGGGTAAGGTTCGACATACTCTGGCGATGCAGCGGGGCGGCAGCGGCGGCGAGGGAGTGGCTCGCAGCCTTTGAGTAATAATTTCTGTGCTAAAAGTTCGTCATCTGGACAGGATCCGTTAACTTGATAGGTCATGTAGCGGTTAAGTTCATCAGGGAAAAGGGTACATGGGCTTCCAACTGGAGGGTATAGTTTATCCGAGTCGAAATTTGAGTTCCATCCAAATGGGAGGTCTTTTGGTGATGTGAAGTCAATGAATTCGGGTGGCAGTTGAGTGTTGGTGACATCATTGATGACTTCTGGTATGTTTACAGTTGAAGTTAAAGAACAAGAAGAGTATAATGTGGTAGAGATAAACAATGTTAAGAGATTTGTTGATAATAGGATGAAAAGATAGAATAAGTTTTTGGATAATGACCAGGTACTGCTTTGAGGTGAATCCATGACTACTGCAATGAAAGATGAAGTGTTTTAGTGTTCTTATAACAAAAAACCCAAATAAGAAATTGGTTTTAATCGGcagaaactaattaattaatttgcCAACTGAATTATTACGTTAATCAGAAatgtcaagtattattttatatgtatgttAAGAGTAGGTATCATTGTTTATTCTTATCTCATATTTAATATGTCAAACAGGTATAGAGCTAGTAGATCGAAGGTCAACACTCGTGCTGGGTTCAATGTAAGTCTAAGTTAGTTCACATTTTCAAATCACAATTTTGCTAGTTATTAAAATAAggaaaactagtgaaatgacccgtaaaaacacgggtttgtttaaacgaaacagtttaatgatatgttttacgtattaagtgaatgtaaatattaaagtcatttagtttattgccccgtggaaCCTCGGAttacgactaagaaacttgtcgttgattttacaaacataaagttctttcaaagttgagtatttatatttatatttttaacaataataataataataataataataataataataataataataataataataataataataagaataagaataataataagaataataagaataataataataataataataataataataataataataataataataattaataataataataataataataataataataataataataataataataataataataataataataataataataataataataataataataataataataataataataattaataattaataataataataataaatgccttttaaatttttttagaaaaataaaattacaatttaggagagattaatatttccttttataaaagattttgtattattttttaaattagattaatatataattatgacatcatcattataaaaaataagtttaatgataacattattattttagaggtttattagaatatatagaatatagataaatagatagatagatgatAGCTTAGCTTGATACTTAGATGAATGTTTACTTTTGGTAAGACATATTAGAATCTTAGATTTAGACGATAATTTggtaatttatcattcattttatCCTTTTAAACCTAGTTGCACTAAACGTTGGTTCTATAGTTACCGATATTGTTCTCAAAAAGTACCATTTACCTATGGCTTAAATGGTTTTAGTTTCTAGTTCCATTGcaaattgttttttttttccttCACATTTTTATGTTGCAGCTCATGTGGTAGTCTCATGTCTCTCTtaccgagaggtcaggagttcgactcttgTAAAGTgcagcattgcacacaaggttgctcCTTAACCCTTTAATCTCACTCAAGGGTGCCTtgcgcacatcgcgttgcgggggcagtggggGATGGGAGTTTTACCGCCCATGTCCTCGAATTGGGCCGGGTTTCTTCCTGCGCAGTAGTTGGAGTGGGTAATGCAACTGCGAAAGATGAACGTGTGGGTAGTTTAGTCCCCTAAGTGATTCCaaactgctgttaaaaaaaaaaaaaattaataaattcaaCTCACTCTTTTGATGGAGTCTTATGCGGCACTGTATAGGTTAAAAGGATTCAGATGCACATATCCCTTTTTTATTATCAAGTGAAGTGAAATTTAATCCATGGGATTGATTTGAGTTAATCAACTAATTATTGTTTAGATTAATTCTATTATTTAAATTTATTGTTTTAAAATGGAGTAAACTTATACTTCTTACTTTTGTAAGTAAC of the Rutidosis leptorrhynchoides isolate AG116_Rl617_1_P2 chromosome 5, CSIRO_AGI_Rlap_v1, whole genome shotgun sequence genome contains:
- the LOC139846924 gene encoding probable methyltransferase At1g29790, whose product is MDSPQSSTWSLSKNLFYLFILLSTNLLTLFISTTLYSSCSLTSTVNIPEVINDVTNTQLPPEFIDFTSPKDLPFGWNSNFDSDKLYPPVGSPCTLFPDELNRYMTYQVNGSCPDDELLAQKLLLKGCEPLPRRRCRPAASPEYVEPYPIPKSFWSTPSDSSVVWSAYTCKNYLCLINRKRDQKGFDDCKDCFDLEGREKNRWVDSKTRGGVDFGIDEVLEVKKDGLIRIGLDIGGGVGTFAVRMRERNITIVTTTMNLNGPFNSFIASRGVVPMYISISQRLPFFDNTLDIVHSMHVLSNWIPTTLLHFLVFDIYRVLIPGGLFWLDHFFCVGEQLEEVYIPLLDSIGFNKIKWVVGRKLDRGPELQEMYLSALLEKPLNNSW